GAGTTTTAACAATATTTGATTTAATTCATCATTATCAATGACTCTTTTGTCTCCACTTAAAGATGCAATTAGGAGATCCTTGTCTCCTTTATCAATAATGACCATGATTTCCCTTTGGGTTTCAGTTGAAATTTCAAAGTGTTTAAATAATCCTCTAATGATTCCAAGGTGGTTAATGTTAACATCAGCGGTGGTGATTCTAAGGGATTTGATTGCATCCGAACATAATGCAATAACTTCAGCTTCGCCTTGTGGTGTTTTAGCACCGATTAATTCACAACCAAATTGCCAGAATTGTCTGAATCTTCCTTTTTGCGGTCTTTCGTATCTAAAACAACTTCCATAGTAATAAAGTTTTATAGGTTTGGTGGAAGCTTTTTCAAGTTCATTAAGGTATAATCTTGCAACAGGAGCTGTAATTTCTGGTCTTAATGTCAGTTCCCTGTCGGATTTGTCTTTAAAATTATATAACTGGTCTACAATTTCTTCTCCAGATTTGGTGGTAAATAACTTTAATTCTTCAAATAATGGTGTTTTAATTTCTTGATAACCATAATTTTCGAATATTGTTCTTAAGGTACTTTCAGCTTGTTTTCTTTGTCTCATTTCATCAAATAAAAAATCTCTTGTACCTCTTGGTCTTGTAAATTCCATGTTCGCTCTCCTTGTGAATAATAAATTATAATTAAAGTTTGTGTATACAAAGTTATATAATCTTTGTTTGGATTTATTTTTCTGGATGGGTGAAAAACTTTTCACGTGGTGATTTGCATCTGTAAATTTATCATATTGATTTAAAAAGCTTTAAACAATGTGTAAGTATAGGGTTATCTAGGAAATAGCTCTTATGTCCATGATGGGTAAGCTTAAATATTTTGAATTAATAGTTATTTTTATCTCAAAAATATTTTCTTTGCCGCTTTTCATTATCAACATATATGGTTAGGTGAAGAATGGGCTAATTGAACCTTTAGGAGCTATTCTTTGTTTTTAATATAATTTTTGAGAAATTATTTATATTTTCAATCTAAACTATAATTATATGAATATTAAAGGTAGTACAAATATTGTAGGTTTGATAGGTCATCCTGTGGAACATAGTTTCTCTCCACCTATGCACAATGCTGCTTTTAGTGATTTGAATATGGATTATGCATATGTTGCATTTGATGTCAATCCTAATGATTTGAAATCAGCTATTGTGGGAGCAAGGTCATTAAATATTAAAGGATTAAATGTTACAATTCCTCATAAAATCGATGTTGTCAGGTATTTGGAGGAAATTGATGAAATAGCTAGTTTAATCGGCGCGGTTAATACAATTGATTTTGAAGAGATGAAGGGATATAATACTGATGGAATTGGAGCTATTAAAGCAATTGGAGAAGTAACATCAATTAAAGATAAAAATGTTGTTGTTGCAGGTGCAGGAGGCGCTTCAAGAGCCATATCATTTTACATTGCAAAATATGGGGCTAGCAAGTTAACCATAGTAAATAGAAATGTTGAATACGCTCAAAGGTTAGCTAGGGATGTTTTAAATTCAAAATTGACGGATAATGTTTGTGCAGATTCAATAAATCGAATTAATTATTATATAAAACATGCAGATATCTTAATAGACACAACTCCAATTGGGATGCATCCTCATGTTGGGGATAATCCGATTGTCACTGCAGAGGATATGCATGAGGATTTGGTTGTATTTGATGCGGTTTATAATCCAAATGAAACGGTATTGATTAAAGAAGCTATTAGGGCCGGTGCAAAACCGGTATGTGGAATTAAAATGTTGCTTTATCAGGGAGCGGAAAGTTTCAAAATTTGGACAGGATGTGATGCTCCAGTTGACGTGATGGAGGAAGCTTTAAGAAAAAAAATTAATTTAGAATGATAATATGGATTTGATGTTTGATATTTCAGGTTTGACAAGTGATGAAGAGGAATTTTCATCATCTAAAAAAGATGTACTAAAATATTTAAAGATGATAGGGGTAGATACTCGTTTCATATCTTATACTCCTCAGAAAATCTACATCAATAATTTGAGATTTTCAAAGTTCTCAAGAACACGTGAAAAAACATTTAAAAAAAAATACCCTGAAATTGATGTGGTTAGAAATAAACTATTCCAAAAAATATGTTATAAATCGTCAAAAGTGCTGTCTGATGAAATAAAGCCCGAATCTGTAATTTTAATGCCTAAAGATAATTTCATGGTTGAGCTATTGCTAGAACCGTACACCAGAAAATATGG
This portion of the Methanobrevibacter sp. V74 genome encodes:
- the hisS gene encoding histidine--tRNA ligase — encoded protein: MEFTRPRGTRDFLFDEMRQRKQAESTLRTIFENYGYQEIKTPLFEELKLFTTKSGEEIVDQLYNFKDKSDRELTLRPEITAPVARLYLNELEKASTKPIKLYYYGSCFRYERPQKGRFRQFWQFGCELIGAKTPQGEAEVIALCSDAIKSLRITTADVNINHLGIIRGLFKHFEISTETQREIMVIIDKGDKDLLIASLSGDKRVIDNDELNQILLKLIDLVGDRYIIDYVEELIAPYEESQDALNELKELIDLLEAFQVENYTLNLGVARGLDYYTGIVFEIYVPELGAQKQICGGGSYSLVKVFGGQEVESTGFALGFDRLMNAIEELAEVEELPSHLDVFVAPIAKDVSVKAFEITQLLRKNGLKTDVDLNAKKFKKLMNYADKIKVPKIIIVGANDLSKGKVTVKDMVTGQQELVDIENIVTYLKED
- a CDS encoding shikimate dehydrogenase, translated to MNIKGSTNIVGLIGHPVEHSFSPPMHNAAFSDLNMDYAYVAFDVNPNDLKSAIVGARSLNIKGLNVTIPHKIDVVRYLEEIDEIASLIGAVNTIDFEEMKGYNTDGIGAIKAIGEVTSIKDKNVVVAGAGGASRAISFYIAKYGASKLTIVNRNVEYAQRLARDVLNSKLTDNVCADSINRINYYIKHADILIDTTPIGMHPHVGDNPIVTAEDMHEDLVVFDAVYNPNETVLIKEAIRAGAKPVCGIKMLLYQGAESFKIWTGCDAPVDVMEEALRKKINLE
- a CDS encoding ATPase, whose product is MDLMFDISGLTSDEEEFSSSKKDVLKYLKMIGVDTRFISYTPQKIYINNLRFSKFSRTREKTFKKKYPEIDVVRNKLFQKICYKSSKVLSDEIKPESVILMPKDNFMVELLLEPYTRKYGVKLVYGGVHDLKVNPLILDDEVNNIFEGIFKGEGLNLTKGDNEIYPLINVSIDWINSFLEMDNQELLDCENKDELAISFSEFLQDVAPQYRENVLTAAEFVDLKNKKLKAEK